The Plasmodium falciparum 3D7 genome assembly, chromosome: 3 nucleotide sequence acaaaaaaaaaacatttaaataactaaaataacaaatataaatattagatatttaaattattaaatattttaatattacgcaaatgttttattagaaattatttatttgataaatataaaaatgctttaatatattctttttatttgatttccaaatatttactatatttttcgatacaacatatatttttatataaggtTTGAAATATTCGTTGTGCGAATTATGAAATGAACCTGTacatttttcttaaataaagtataagaaaaaacagatagtaaacataatattataagatttaatatattaaataatactaTAGTTTTATTAGTTAAAAAACGTTGAAGATTTAGTTTATGTACAatacaaatatgtatatactatttttcaattatatatacataaatgatcattaataattatttaattaggagattaatttttgtatgttcattatataatattaatttaatataaaaatataataggaaagcataaaataaattttatataaatacatcaataaataaaaattataaaatgaattatatattataatagttattattttaacagagaaaaatatacatttggttagaaatgtaataaaaataaaatatgtaaattgATCAacagatatattataacacaatataatataagacTTTTAATacttttgtttatttatttataaataaatatatatattttctttaaaaacaaataattctaaaaatattacttctgtaaaaaataattattataaaatataatgtatatgcGATTCACAAATTacataattcatatatttaaaaatacattacTTACATAAATGTTTCTTGCATTCATGTTTCCAtgatctttttcttcttctatataaccatatatataatattataagtagAACAGTTAATATAAGCAGAACCAAAGCTGCAATACCACAAGGCAGAAAAATTGCACTAGCAGAAGTTGCACCTGATGCGTAATCAGCAGCACAACCTACTGTACCTAATGCTGTAAGAGCTGAAGACATAGATTTATGATTAAGCATATGAAATATAGATATAGCGTATATACAGTTCTTAGACCCAGCACCCGCGGTAGAAATAGCAGCACCTTTTGCAGCGGTCGTACCTATATATGTTAAGATTACACTACCAAGTGagcaaaaatatataccacGGGTACATCTCCCTTTTAAGTGTTTTAAATACTTATCTCTTCCTTTTGTTTTTGCTAACTTCACTCCATTAATATCAGTACATTCAAATGTTGAAGATTTTTCATCAACATTTGGACTCATGCCCGACTTCAACATATCACTTTCGTTACCAAAAATTTCTTCATATGTTTccaataattctttttctagCGTTGATATAGGTTCTGCATCATTACCACCTGAATATTTTGttccatttttttctacTACTTCTTTCAATTGTTCATATGGATCATGAGTTTGTTGATATTTTTTGATTGCTTCCTCGTTCATTTTATCAATTATTTCTTTGAGTTCTGGATCATTATGATAATGCGGATTATGGATTTGGGTTTGTGCTAAGAGTCTTGATTTTATCGTTGTTCTTTTGGTGTTGTTTTGAATGAAACTTacattataatcattatttagataattctcctaaaagaagaaaaagaagattaATCAATATGTACtgaaaatgtaataattgtttaattatatatttacgttattgtaataataatgcatCTTTTTTACATACATAATGTGGTAAtattaatgtatttattaaaaaggtaAACAATAACATTTTTAGATAAtacatcttcatttttaattcaaAAAACTGTATGTTATATGtcaaattttattaatctaattcataaaaaatgatctattttgttttctgatatatatttgtgtaatATATTGATAAGCGGAAATTTTGTTgtaattttatgatataataacattataGTTTCATCATaagtataatttaatttatgaaaatattcatttaatatttaaaaaaaatatataaatatgatataaaataaataatttttttcattttatattatattatttttattttatttattttttttttatttttcttaaaataattctctcatatatatatataagcattctcataaattaatattcaagtatattttaacaaataatatatatatattataaatagttaataaataacaatatattttcctgcaaatacacatataaatgtgtAGAACAATAGTTGCTATGGGTGTAAACCacttatatatcataatatccctcatgattttttttaaaaaattttcctaaaatatattctaatataattattattttttaaataataacaacttTTCttgtaattaataaaatataatattaattttaaaattaataaatttatatacttttatatatgtattttaatatttacatttttctttttagtttatttcatttttgttgCCTAGTGTTATTCTATTTTAGAAAATACTCTCTATTGtatctattattatatattatttaattatgttattttaattcataaataataatatataaatatacattcataattaatagtatatttaaaagaattatatatacattaattataaactataatttaataaattacaaatataatattattacaagtatataatttaaaatatttatgaaagTTACCACATACTGATACActgaattttatatttatttgtataaatctaaataatataattataatatatttataatttttatgctgcaaatcattaaatatatatattatatttatataatatcaaatatcatatattatttgtacaaTACATAAGAAATTAATTATACGATTACCTTGTAATAGAAGTATTTTTAAAGaagtatttttaatatataatcttatagtaattttattattatataataaaaacaataataataataatattaataatgtattaataatattatattaatagaataaataaactatatatacatttatttttaatattctataaattattaatattcatatattgttttaaatttcctattatattaatttatgtattaaaatagtataatataaagTATATCATAcgaatatgattattataatagaatcataattataatatataatatatttttactattttataataatatttattgtacGATTAgattaattcatttttattatattgtcATGTGTTGATAATTCGATATATCGATACATCGTTttgaaaattattttgtaattagtatattataaaaaatatatatatatatatatattttttttttatttgttatttaataatacacatattttattttattaaaaggtaaatttttaaaagaaagaagataaaaaataattaaattaacattttatattacacaTGACATTGTAATGTaaggtaataataaatatttattatatatattataaatataaaaatataaaaataagtgttattaattacaattatatttatttatattatataaatataattaaattttaaatatataaatatcagattaataatataatatatttattctataatatatatcattacatattattttatataaataattttaaaaatatatatttcaagtTGTTCTTAAAGagtttataataaataaaaatttatatatactaacaatatatatttatataaaatgtttattagaaaaaatatgtattttacaATCGTTtcactaaaaaaaataaatcaatataaattaaataatttaataacaacataaaaataaacaaaaataaaattagacaggaaaaaaaatataatgttataaaaattcaATTATCATGGTATCcttgtattaaaaaattcaaaattcacaaaacattaaattgaatttaatatcatgaaaccatatatttattcatttaataattttgtgtattgggcttttttcttcatttttttttttctacgataacgtaaaattaaatatattatcaacatAATTAAAACTATAATTAATATGGCAAGGATTGAGTAACCAATTGCACTGTACAACTGTGTACTTGCAGTTTCTATAGTTTTCTCTTCTGCTGCTTTAATTGTTGCTGTTTCAGTGGCTTTAACAAACTCAGCGGCTGCATTAGCAGGTCCTTCGGCCTTTGACACCATAGTTTCTACAGttctttttataacatcTTTAGGTGAAATATAGTGTCCTGTTTTTGATACAACTGAAGTTTGTTGCCACACCGACTGGCAAAAATGAATATCACGGCTAGGATCACCGACAGGGGTGAACCCCTCCTTTAAATAACCAAATTCACATTTCTCAAAATGTTGTTCATAAACAGCTTGAGCAATGCTTGCGACTTTTTTATAAGATGTTGTAGCAAAATAGGATTCCAAATTCTTACCACCTAGAGTTGATATacccattttttttaatcctGAAATAACTAATACCTTACCTGTAGCCTCACCTGCCTTAACACCTGCAGCCGAAATATTAGCAGTACCCTCAGTTATAGCTTTCGCAATAGCGGCATCAAGTGCCGCAGGtttccatatatttatagcaACCGCACCAAATAATCCAATACTTCCTGCAACACTTCCTAGCCCACATCCACACCTAAGACAacctttttctattttttctgCTAAGTTTTTCTCCATTTTATCtttatgaataattttttgtatatcttTGTCACGttgttctttatatttttgtcgTTGTGTTATCATACGTTCTTCGTATTCTTCAAAACGTCGTGATGTTTGTCGTTCGAAAATTTCCTTCACTGAATTGATTTCCTCATCACTATCATAAATTGACGATTCTGTGTCACATTCGCTTAACAATCGTGACGTAGTAGTTCGTGTATGATGTGGTGTGATGGatggtttatttttattatgtgcCTATAAAGAAGGTAATTtataattctatatatatttgttataattatgtatatggTATATTTACCATACATTAtaaaatactatatatatatatttataaatatttgattCGTACATAATATGATgttaacaatatatttaatgcaAGAGcgaacaataatatattagagTAGAGcagtttcatatttattgtgatacttatataattttatgattaaaattataactaaaaaaattcatatataaaatacttaattttgttttattaaaagaataacatatttttaatctgaaatattattataggcTTGTGCTATAATACACAATTATTTTTcccattatgtaaatatatttttttattgcaACCATATTTTTCCCATTTATtcacaacaaaaaaaaaaaaataaaatagaaaataataaataggaagaaaataaataatatagtaaaatatttccatattttttataaactgCCATCTTAATTTCTAACAAAAcctaattttatatcatacgataaattataatattaattttattttaatatatatgtatataataaataaaactatAGTTACAAATAAATAGTTTTTCgatgtaaataaaataaaaatgtgtagagaattaatttttaaaggtattcaataagtatataagaatttattacaacatatatgaatatatattacaatataaaattggtattatttcaattttataaaacaatttaaaataaatattgtgtatcataataaaacaaataaatatttttcaaactAATAGTAATTGTATTTCTTTTAGgctttgttattatttttttttcttgttctaAAAATTGTTGCATGTTATAACTTTCTCTCTAATTTATCTACGTAGTTGCAAaggataatattattatttttataaaaatatttgaacttattttaaaaaaatattaattattaaattatttaattatataattatcacaaaaaaaatgtttttaatattaattattattagaaaaggaaatttaaaaaaaaaaaaaaaaaaaaaaaaaacacttAACGAAAtgagaaattatatatacaattacaCAATATATTGTATTGTTTTATGTAGTGTTTTAtcttatacaaatatattctatttttaattattatatatatatatatatatatatatatatatatatatatatatagatatatatatatatttcttaaaataatCATAGTATATTACAATTTATCATGCattaattgtattattacatgttgcaacaaaattattaattactatatattttaataattatattattattatatattaaataagtaACACAATGTTATACAtcttaccaaaaaaaaaaaccgagttatttatttttaatttatacataatttataattttaaaaaaaaaattcttaatatttctaaaaataaaattgttaactataatgatgatgatagtaCGTAttagtacaaaaaaaaaaaaaaaaaaaaattaataactaGAACAAAATAAGTAAgcaagaacaaaaaaagaacaacGAAAATAGaaaacattaaaatattGCTACAATAGCATGAATCTTATAggtatatgttttttttttattttaaaaaaaaacacttTTTAGCAATATGTGTAATAAATAACCGATGAATGAATTCCATAAATTAATAGATACATTAATactattaaaatttaattttgaaATTGTTGAAGAATACTCacgaataattatattttataatatattttatattttttgtgttaTTAGTTATTACTTTATATACGAACTAATATAAagcatttaataaatatacgtTATATtaagtttttataaaatagagtaatactatacatatatatatattttcccatataacaatataattgacattcatataaatttaatttacaTATCTAATCtttgtgtattttttatcCTTTCTGTAAATATTGTCTTATGttcattaaataaatcatttttaaatgtatcataatactttataaaaacataaatataatttttcatttcatcAATTGATTTTCCATCTTTAtctaatttataaaaattaagagTATGTTCAATGTCTGTAGATGATAGTGCCACTCCAATATCATGCATTGATGTATACAATGtagattatttaatatttcaacatatacattttttaccccctaaaatgatgataacattgatatttataagtaaataatcttttatataatatgataaattccttcatcctttttttcacttttaccatatatgattatactctgaagaaaaaaaaaaaatataattaatataaaaagtaaaatgaatgtcgtattaatatataataatttatgtattcaaataaaatacaaaaaatatatagataatatacatatgtgttATGTACAAAAATTGATActacaaatattaatatgattattatatattatttcatagaaataagttatattttaaataaaaattaaagtgTATCTAATAACCATCACAACTAAATAACTATTATTATGCTATGAATTTcgttttacatattttatataatttttatttacataatacatatatatatatatatatatatgtgcgttattatatatatatatatatatatatatattacgataaaatcataaaaaaatataacaaaaaatattttagaaacatccatttatatcttttatggttagtattatttataccttcctgttttatttattcacgttttataaaattgaCGTATTGTTAATAAGTAGTTGTATATTATGAATTATAAGGTAATATAATTgctataattataataaccaTTATCATAATACTTATCATCGTTTTATTATCACAGTTTTAActtcatataaaatttgCAAACGAATTTTCATttagatatataaaataagccaattatattattttattgtcttattatttgatacattttactatacatatatatagattaaTAATTAACTATATCATATCAATAAACatgtataatatgaatggtGCTACCACCATGTTAACAAAGCATGCATCTCTATAGTTTTATATTGTCATGACTATATAAAAGATTTCAATgcaattataaattatttttaattgtgatataaatttttttatatttttgtaaaatatatattcaatagGTAATAGACAGGCATTTCGATATTTATGTTTCGTTAAAAttgttattttgtttttttaataatatacatatatatattctataatTTATGAGAACacattaaaagataaaaataaaatgattatattttaaaataagttCACGCTAAATATATGGCACCATTTATCATTGGTATAATAtggaatttttatatacttaaGTATTTGTCattaccattattattatgtatatgtaaaatttagataaatgtataaattaattGGACGAACAatagtttatatattaaggcgatgaatatttattattataataataaaaacaaatatttaaattagaACATAgagtatatatgtatatatatatatatatacttcttTATAATTGTTATAGAACTATATctaatcataatatattattacattaataatcaataatatacatatatgtaattatccCATACtatctataaataaaattgaaattAGGATGTGTTAACACAATTATTAATTCACAAAATGTAAAGATGtgttgtttattatatataatgttacaGAAGGATCTGTTCTCATATGAACCaatataatttctttctgtcattatttataatatattttttacattatatatttgatatgtTGTGTTgtgctttttattttattattttttttttttattttaaattatacatactattattattataggaAATAACTACcattttagaaaaaatatgcaaatataatatatatatatatatatatattagtaatTGAACATAACAgaaatatactttttttttatcgtatttattatattatataaagtcgtatatttcttttcaatatatatataataataataattaacataattcttttttatttaaatatatatagatatattgtTACAACTAGTAATcctacatttattatatcaataaattccaaaataatatatctaccattttaatatttaatataatacatatatattataaaaacattacaataatttctatattatgaatagaatatatttgtataaagtACAACACTACATAAAACTATACAatagtattttattatattaatacttcctcttttttaaaatttatttttaatattatatataaatatatatttttttaatagaatataattttaaaaatatacatatatatttatatgtatataattttagatACATTAGAGAGAAAGGTATAACATACAACAATATTTAGAACAaactaaataaaaaaaaatatataaatactttattaaaatatatttgttttaattacttttaaaatacatatattgttCGTTTTACATTTAATAACACAtgttatgatataaaatgatTCTTATGTAATAGCAATATTGTGAACATACATGTTACAATATCAATTTCACTTATATGTTCATCACCATTCTAAATTATATGTGGTATACACGTTCAACAACTATTAATTTAcacatatgtttatattttaaaacaaaaaaaaaaatataagttcTATTGTTACTATATCGTTACAtgtttttgaaaaatatataaaaacattttaattgtaatatatcgtatgacataaaattaaattttattaaaaattaaaattcaaaattttagaaaatctaatatattttgatatattatatttttaattttaattttttttctttttttttttttttttttagtgttttatataaaaaggcAAATATGGTTCCACtgtgaataaaaatatatttgtataatggAAAGTTAATTtggtatattataaaaaatataataatattttaggttaaacatatttaatttatttataaaataaaatattctatgtgattttgttataattttaatcataaaataatatgcgTATCACAATAAAGATGAAGGtccattatattaatattttattgttggcgctttcattaaatatattggtaactttatatcatatattaatcatatatttataaatatatatatatatatttagtaatttattatttatgtaaataaacaatatacctaattataacaattatataaaagagtAAACAAAGCAACTAAttataacatacatatatatccatatttttACAGGCGAATACCCACCAAAAACCATCCAGCACACCACGTCATATACAAACTACCAGATTATTATGCGAGTGCGAATT carries:
- a CDS encoding stevor, with the protein product MKMYYLKMLLFTFLINTLILPHYENYLNNDYNVSFIQNNTKRTTIKSRLLAQTQIHNPHYHNDPELKEIIDKMNEEAIKKYQQTHDPYEQLKEVVEKNGTKYSGGNDAEPISTLEKELLETYEEIFGNESDMLKSGMSPNVDEKSSTFECTDINGVKLAKTKGRDKYLKHLKGRCTRGIYFCSLGSVILTYIGTTAAKGAAISTAGAGSKNCIYAISIFHMLNHKSMSSALTALGTVGCAADYASGATSASAIFLPCGIAALVLLILTVLLIILYIWLYRRRKRSWKHECKKHLCK
- a CDS encoding rifin gives rise to the protein MKLLYSNILLFALALNILLTSYYAHNKNKPSITPHHTRTTTSRLLSECDTESSIYDSDEEINSVKEIFERQTSRRFEEYEERMITQRQKYKEQRDKDIQKIIHKDKMEKNLAEKIEKGCLRCGCGLGSVAGSIGLFGAVAINIWKPAALDAAIAKAITEGTANISAAGVKAGEATGKVLVISGLKKMGISTLGGKNLESYFATTSYKKVASIAQAVYEQHFEKCEFGYLKEGFTPVGDPSRDIHFCQSVWQQTSVVSKTGHYISPKDVIKRTVETMVSKAEGPANAAAEFVKATETATIKAAEEKTIETASTQLYSAIGYSILAILIIVLIMLIIYLILRYRRKKKMKKKAQYTKLLNE